Proteins encoded within one genomic window of Oncorhynchus nerka isolate Pitt River linkage group LG17, Oner_Uvic_2.0, whole genome shotgun sequence:
- the aagab gene encoding alpha- and gamma-adaptin-binding protein p34, with product MSASEDYEEQEDTATTFPSVLITSCDIGFNEQDLIKQILGTTSLPEPSKQEDTVVWYPWTINNKYYTADVSLCVVPSTYQMTSEIAQSMQAFIAYFDSTVKDGLERLSPWISVVEDLAPEVLILVCDRVCESGVSRHEAHQWCLAHAFELVELSPEDLPDEEDDFPESTGVKRIVQALNANVWSSVEMKDEHSGGFGLMSSLVASRHNNPRPRQDTPPPSSSLPVEGVVDSGEPHRTEPNPDDRDTQVDTIVDPMLDLDIQELANLTAGDADVENFERLFTKLKEMKDKASWLPPEQRKLHAEKVAKAFWTAIGGDQDEIEGLSSGEES from the exons ATGTCCGCGTCTGAAGATTACGAAGAACAAGAAGACACAGCGACCACTTTTCCATCCGTCCTCATTACGAGCTGTGACATTGGCTTTAATGAACAAGATTTGATAAAAC AGATTCTAGGCACCACATCGTTGCCAGAGCCGTCCAAGCAGGAGGATACGGTAGTGTGGTACCCATGGACTATCAACAACAAGTATTACACAGCAGACGTCAGCCTCTGTGTGGTGCCCAGTACCTACCAGATGACCTCGGAGATAGCCCAGTCCATGCAGGCTTTCATTGCTTACTTTGACAGCACAGTg AAGGATGGTTTGGAGCGGCTGTCTCCCTGGATATCTGTGGTGGAAGACTTGGCTCCAGAGGTGCTCATCCTGGTCTGTGACCGCGTGTGTGAAAGTG GTGTCAGTAGACATGAGGCACATCAGTGGTGTTTAGCACACGCCTTTGAGTTGGTGGAACTCAGCCCTGAAGACCTGCCAGATGAGGAAG ATGACTTCCCAGAGTCTACAGGAGTGAAGAGGATTGTCCAGGCTCTCAACGCCAACGTGTGGTCCAGTGTGGAGATGAAGGATG aaCACAGTGGGGGCTTTGGTCTTATGAGCAGCTTGGTGGCCTCCAGACATAACAACCCACGGCCCAGGCAGGACACACCCCCACCG TCCTCCAGTCTGCCAGTAGAGGGTGTAGTAGACAGTGGGGAGCCTCACAGGACTGAACCCAACCCTGACGACCGAGACACACAGGTTGACACCATAGTAG ATCCGATGCTTGACTTGGACATCCAGGAGCTGGCTAACCTGACGGCTGGGGACGCGGACGTGGAGAACTTCGAACGCCTCTTCACCAAACTGAAGGAGATGAAAG ATAAAGCTTCATGGCTACCTCCTGAACAGAGGAAACTTCATGCCGAGAAG